One Labeo rohita strain BAU-BD-2019 chromosome 12, IGBB_LRoh.1.0, whole genome shotgun sequence genomic region harbors:
- the armc7 gene encoding armadillo repeat-containing protein 7 isoform X1, with protein MRLDHYHKLFCFIRCNKISISVFCNMVYLLYSVYLFLSVDMSVCLFLKVLNPNVTHDSSVMAGKNRFSVADRFEYLQGLVTEFQDTDSEDAKEQILANLANFAYDPSNLEALRLLQVTELFLDMLTEDNENFVEFGIGGLCNLSMERESRDQILQSGGVPLVISCLSSNRDETVLSAITTLMNLTTATSRAETTESAVVQCMLRFSLTQNPRLRNLASVFLEDCCTQQQVDKAREEMQGQSQSAVGIPLPKD; from the exons ATGAGATTAGATCACTAtcacaaacttttttgttttatacggtgcaataaaatatcaatatcagTATTTTGTAATATGGTATATTTGTTATACAGTGTTTATCTTTTTCTATCTGTtgatatgtctgtctgtctctttctgaAGGTGTTAAACCCCAATGTTACCCATGATTCATCTGTGATGGCAGGAAAGAATCGTTTCTCGGTGGCTGACAGGTTTGAATATCTGCAGGGTCTGGTCACTGAGTTTCAGGACACTGACAGTGAAG ATGCTAAAGAGCAAATTCTGGCAAACCTGGCCAACTTCGCCTATGATCCCTCCAACCTGGAGGCACTGCGATTGCTCCAGGTCACTGAGCTCTTCCTGGACATGCTGACAGAAGACAACGAGAACTTTGTGGAGTTTGGAATTG GTGGTTTGTGTAACCTAAGTATGGAGCGGGAGTCCCGTGATCAGATCCTGCAAAGCGGCGGAGTCCCATTAGTGATATCCTGCCTGTCGAGTAACAGAGATGAGACGGTTCTCTCTGCCATCACTACATTAATGAACCTCACCACAGCGACCTCGCGTGCCGAGACCACAGAAAGCGCAGTGGTGCAGTGCATGCTGCGCTTCTCCCTCACACAGAACCCGCGCCTCAGGAACCTGGCATCAGTCTTCCTGGAGGACTGCTGCACGCAGCAACAAGTGGACAAAGCCAGAGAGGAAATGCAGGGACAAAGCCAATCAGCGGTGGGGATCCCACTGCCAAAGGACTGA
- the armc7 gene encoding armadillo repeat-containing protein 7 isoform X2, translated as MAGKNRFSVADRFEYLQGLVTEFQDTDSEDAKEQILANLANFAYDPSNLEALRLLQVTELFLDMLTEDNENFVEFGIGGLCNLSMERESRDQILQSGGVPLVISCLSSNRDETVLSAITTLMNLTTATSRAETTESAVVQCMLRFSLTQNPRLRNLASVFLEDCCTQQQVDKAREEMQGQSQSAVGIPLPKD; from the exons ATGGCAGGAAAGAATCGTTTCTCGGTGGCTGACAGGTTTGAATATCTGCAGGGTCTGGTCACTGAGTTTCAGGACACTGACAGTGAAG ATGCTAAAGAGCAAATTCTGGCAAACCTGGCCAACTTCGCCTATGATCCCTCCAACCTGGAGGCACTGCGATTGCTCCAGGTCACTGAGCTCTTCCTGGACATGCTGACAGAAGACAACGAGAACTTTGTGGAGTTTGGAATTG GTGGTTTGTGTAACCTAAGTATGGAGCGGGAGTCCCGTGATCAGATCCTGCAAAGCGGCGGAGTCCCATTAGTGATATCCTGCCTGTCGAGTAACAGAGATGAGACGGTTCTCTCTGCCATCACTACATTAATGAACCTCACCACAGCGACCTCGCGTGCCGAGACCACAGAAAGCGCAGTGGTGCAGTGCATGCTGCGCTTCTCCCTCACACAGAACCCGCGCCTCAGGAACCTGGCATCAGTCTTCCTGGAGGACTGCTGCACGCAGCAACAAGTGGACAAAGCCAGAGAGGAAATGCAGGGACAAAGCCAATCAGCGGTGGGGATCCCACTGCCAAAGGACTGA